The genomic stretch TTAGGCCTAGCCCAGCGGTTTGCTTCGAGTAAGTTGAACAACTCCCTCTTTCCCATGAATGCCCCAGCTGTCCTAAACCGGCTCAACGTCATTAGCCGGCCTCACGAGTACAATAATCCGCTCCATTTAGCTAGCTGGCTACATCACTATGAAATGAGTCTTCTCTTCAGTTAGCAAGCAATCTCGCAAGACTGAATAACCAGTGAGTGTCTATGCTATTGCCAGTATCCTGATGATTGACACATGTCCCATGCTAGGGTGGCAGCCCAATCTGGTGCGCAGTGAGGCAATGGCAGAAAGACACAACACAAGTCATTACAATTAAGTGATAGCTTAATATTAGTCTGTGTCCAACCGCAGGTTAAAATAATGTTCGCCATGACCGCATGGAGGAAGACATCTGACTACTTAATCATTGGAACAGAATGTGGTTCACACCTTGCTCTCAGTCTTGCCTTGAATGAATCCGTTATCATTTTCTCTGCTCATGTATTGCAGCTTACATATGGCGGTGAATGTGTACTCGACCTCTGTGACCAGCGACAACCTGAGTCGCCATGATATGCTGGCGTGGATCAATGAGTCCCTACAACTCAATTTAACCAAGATTGAGCATCTGTGTTCAGGTAAGCGAGCCATTAGTTAGAGTGATTCCTGGAAGGTTGAAAAAATCGGTGTTAATGAACTCCAGTGGTGTGATCTACATTACTTCTGTGTGAATTGTTTGTAATATTGCCCCTTGTCATGtctgtcatacctctgtaaatACATTCTTCTAGGTGCTGCATACTGCCAGTTTATGGATATGCTGTTCCCTGGCTGTGTGCCTCTGAAGAAAGTTAAATTTCCAGCCAAACTAGAGCATGAATACATTCATAACTTCAAGGTTCTGCAAGCTGGCTTCAAGAGAATGGGTGTTGATAAAGTAAGGTTTGATTGCTATTTTAATCACCAATAAACCAgtattttttatattattattatttttttttaatataaaaacCTGCTAATCCCATTTACAGATATCTCACCTGAATCAAAGTTATACCTCTGCATTTATTTTAAGAAGCATTGTGAAGGAACTCACCATTCAGTTCAACTATGCATTTGTTTTTAGGCTGTTTTATGTTGTCAGTTTGCCTTGAGGTTCTGAGTGCATTTTAGTGTAAGCTTTTCACATGCACCTCTTAATGCGGAATACAATTTTATGTTTAAGACTTTTGTGTTGTCTTGACAGACTTGTCAGACTCGCTTACTTTTGTTGCCCTTTTTTCAGACTTCTGCACTGCCTGTAGGGCCTCTATTAAATGTTCTCTCGATCTCGATGTTCTGTTTGCTTGCACTCTCCCCGTGTGTCTGAATGGCCCTTACGATGTCAGCCATGGGTCTTCATGGTCCAGCAGCATCCTAATTGTGTTTATCACAGAATAGCAGAGTAGCTCTGGCAAAATGATCTGAGATTTTCTTTTGCTCTTTCACACGTTCTCTGAGCCAAAGGAGCAGCTCAGATGGGCATTGCCAGACAGACAGGGCTCTGTTTTGTAATTAGTTGTCATTCAAATGTTGGCTTTTTATTATGGTTCATTGTTTATGCTGTCATTATGCAAGAAGGATATGGGAGCTTAATCTGTGTTAGTTCAGCCTGACCCCAAATGCACTATGAATGGACTAGTCCTATCCTCAGTATATTTTGGAGACCAAACTGTGTAGCACGTAAAGGCAGAAgtctgttgttgtttattttcccGAGCATTCTGGCAACCATGTCCTGTTCTCTCCAGATTATCCCTGTGGACAAGTTGGTTAAAGGCAAATTCCAGGACAACTTTGAATTTGTCCAGTGGTTTAAAAAATTCTTTGACGCCAACTATGACGGCAAAGACTACGACCCAGTGGAGGCGCGTCAGGGCCAGGATTCTGCACCCGTGTCCAGTCCTGCAGTGCCACTCCTCAACAAGCCCAAGAAAGTTATGGCTGCTGGTAAGTATACCGTACTTGGCCCTAATCTGGTGCGCAGTGAGGCAATGGCAGAAGAAAGACACAACACaagccattaaaatgaagtgatTGCTTAATATTTAGTCCGTGTCCAACCGCAGGTTAAAATAATGCAATATCCATCTCCTCCCACATGAGTAGTTTTCACTGACAGAATGCAAAAATTCCGAAAGTGATTGAAACTGCTTCACACACCTAATTGTAGGGAGAACTTTGTGATTTAGTTAATTAGATGGATTGGTTAGTTGACGttcatgtgtaattaatgaATGTGTAATGGGGTCATTTTGAGAGACTCGTTAGTTACTGTatgactctctctcctgctcaattCTGGTTGCAGCTCCCCAGCGCCCCGCTGCTAAGGTAGCTCCCAAGATGGCGCCTGGCTCAGCAAGGAGACCAGGTGGCAGTGGTGATGAGGAGCGGGCAGAGCTTGTCCAGGAGGTACACCCACCGTCAACTGAACACATGCTCAATGTTTACCTCCCTGAATTCTGTTTCTTCTTTAATATGCTGTAGTTTTTATGGCTCGACTATGGCAGGTTAACTAACGGTTTGCCCAAATTCTCTTCGCACAGCTTAATCTACTGAAATCAACAATCCAGgacatggagaaggagagggactTTTATTTCGGCAAATTGAGAAACATTGAACTCATTTGccaagagaaggaaggagagggggaccCCACGCTGCAGAGGATTGTGGATATTCTCTATGCCACAGATGTGAGTGTGATGGCtgagatttgatttttttttctagttAAATGATGCTACTGCTGCAGTCCCCCGTGGGTGCAGAATGGGTGAGTCTGGGGCAACCTGCCAAGTTTGAGATTGGGTTTGGCCCAGTGCAACTTGAAGTGGCAGTTTACCCAtgtcctctctctatttctccatgGTTGGTGCATGCACATGCCCAGAACATGGCATGAAACGGATGCAAACTTGGTCCCTTTTTCAGTGAAATTCACCTTTTTCGTATTCAAGAATAGGTCACTTGTGAGATTTGTGCAGACAGAAGTATAAATTATTAGCGGGGGTGGAAGACTACTAGTAGCAGAGACCCAACCCTCCTCTGCCTCTAATTGGGTGGGATCCCTAGCCTAGCTGGCACTAAATCAATTCTCAATTGAGAATAGGCCCGGACATTAGGTTAATTTCACCACTGGTGAAAATTAAATTGGCATTGTACATTTAAGCTTTTACGCAATCTTTTTTGAAGTACAGCAAACTTGTAGACAAAGGTTTTGAATGCTGTTGTTATACTCGATTTCAGAAATAATTAATGTTCATATTGCTTAATGCTAACCCCATCAGGGTAGCTATTGGTTGTGTACAAAGCAGTCCAAACAACCTCCTGTCATCGTTAAAGGCTGCCCcattttttccctttatttGACAGGATAGTGAGATGATGACTGCaattgagggagggagagagatggtgagtggGTTTGAGAAATGACCTTATGCCGGACtagaacctgggtccccatgggcactgaGCCTGTCGCCAACACTACTACTGCGCTACGGCTCTCCTATTGTCAACTTTTTTACCCCTCACCTGTTTGCATCtgtaaatgaaaagaaaatgtttttcttttcttttcttttcttttccgaAGAGCATGTATACGCTATAGGAATAGAAAAAAAACTATGGTCCACATGAAATTTTAGTGCAGTTTGGCACCAGGTCGGGTCATAAACAAGTTAACGGGTCAGCAAACGGCCTTTAGTTTCTTAgtttaaaagaaataaatgaatagacTAGTCTTCTGGGTTTTTCCACACTGTGAACTGGTATACGAGTCCTTGCTGCCTGCTTTCAAGGTCTTTGTGAGCATTGATTTTTCAGAATCATGTGAAcccagaggacagaggagatagaCAGTCATGCAAACATATGAAGGTGGAGAGCaaataattataattattattatttaaaaaaaaagatgggtAGCCAAAGATTcatcacacatttgaaaatgacTAGCTCAAGCCTCTTTAAATGACTGATGTCCACAATCTAGCGGGTGACATGCTGTGAGTGGCCAGAGCTCCCTCCTGTCTTCTTGAATTTCATGTCCATTTTTTTCTAATCATAGGTCTTTAACAGGCTGGTCAAAGTCCATGGTTTGAGAACAGTCGTATTTGTGCCATTGTGTTGCCTGGATTTGCTGATTTTTTGTGAAATCATCATTAATTTTTACCTGGTACCATTCGTCATGGCAACACTGACATTACATTGGCTAGAATAAACATAGTTGGCTGTAATCAACAACAGTCTTCATTGAACCCGCACTATGCTGAATCTTCTATGCAGATGGTGGCACCCTAATGGTGTtacaccaaatagcttctaagCACTGATGTCAGGGTTCACATGAAGGTGTCATTTTGGTTGTAGGAATAGGTGCAGCAGTACCCCTGTACTCCTCATGAATAAAATCCATGGCTCAGCCTCAGCCCTTCCCCTACCTCAGAGCAGGTCAGGCTACAGTAGTCTGTTTTCAGTGGCCGTCAAACCAGTGGTGTTCAATGGGAAGCAGTCATGTTTCATTAAATGCTGATACTTGCTACTCAGCAGTGTTATGCTGCTTCTACAGCAAACAAGCAGAACTTGTGGTTATCTTGAGTAATCGTATAAGCCCAGCCTTTATAGATTTCTGACATTTATAAATCATTGATCAGCATCAATAGACTATTAACTCATTGACATTTGATTATTGATCTTGAAGGAAAACCACTTGAACGGTTTCCTAGCATCAGCGAGGACCTCTGAGTGCTGAGTCATACataactcacttcctgtcatgttTTTTCTACGGAGTAACTTGCAATGGGCTGTATTTGTAGAGAATTCCCATTCTTGTACTGCTTAAAAATGTGACTTTTCATACTTTCAGAGCACGTGAATATCAAGTCCCATCAGCTGGCAAAGTACAGCATGACAAAAACAAGATAGAACCGCAATATCTTCCGGACAAGACATTTGTTTGCAGTATAGTTTGATGTTAAAAAATAAAGTTGCTTCATAATGTAAATATTGTTtttagagaaaataaagatGTAGTAAAAGTGTTTGAAGGGATTGGAAATGAGTTATTGAAGTGTAGCCTTATAGCCACGTAATGGGAACCTGCTTATTTGCAACAGGTAGAAAGGTCGTAGATGAACAACGTGCAGTATATAGGCGACATCATTCACACAGGCCAACTCGATGCATTTCTTATGGCATTCAGAATCTTTTTCACTGACTCTGGCGTGCTACAGTAAGCTTTTGCAGTAATGGCATCTTAAATCTATGACCACGGGTTGTCTTAAGATTTTGTTCAGATTTTTCATGTAGGAAGGGATTTGTAGCCTGTTGTAAGGTGTCATAAGCTGAGCGTAATTTGACTTGGAACACCGTTTAAAGGATACCTCAGTGTTTCCTAGTTTATGCATTGATGCCATACTGTTACTTACACTTTTACTTACTTTTGACTGATCCCTCCATGTAAAAAGGCAACTTGGCCTCTATTTGACTTTCACTGTGAGACATGTAAATGAAGGCCTTAAAGCAGATTCTGGACAGGCTGCTTTACCAGATCATGACATCCTGATTCGTAACACTCTTGCTGTTTGAGCAACTGCTGGCAAATTGATGAAAAGTTCCATTTGACCAAGAGCAGCACAAGTAGCCGTCTGAGTCAGGTGACCAACAGTAAATGAAATGAGGCGGGTGGTGAGGACCTCTCTTGGTTCCTGTGTAGGGGGCACTGTGCTTGAGCTAGGCtaggggttctcaatgtttttggttccaaggaccccttttaggggataacattttccgaggacACCCTTGTAaccgtaacagttaaccattcgtattctctgaagttgtggccgggtccactatcccaagttaatgtgggtaggaccaaatagacacaatttgcttgttttatgggtgaaaagagcatcatctttttaaaatgttgactttataatttca from Sardina pilchardus chromosome 7, fSarPil1.1, whole genome shotgun sequence encodes the following:
- the mapre1b gene encoding microtubule-associated protein RP/EB family member 1b isoform X2 encodes the protein MAVNVYSTSVTSDNLSRHDMLAWINESLQLNLTKIEHLCSGAAYCQFMDMLFPGCVPLKKVKFPAKLEHEYIHNFKVLQAGFKRMGVDKIIPVDKLVKGKFQDNFEFVQWFKKFFDANYDGKDYDPVEARQGQDSAPVSSPAVPLLNKPKKVMAAAPQRPAAKVAPKMAPGSARRPGGSGDEERAELVQELNLLKSTIQDMEKERDFYFGKLRNIELICQEKEGEGDPTLQRIVDILYATDEGFVIPDAESEDQEEF
- the mapre1b gene encoding microtubule-associated protein RP/EB family member 1b isoform X1 yields the protein MAVNVYSTSVTSDNLSRHDMLAWINESLQLNLTKIEHLCSGAAYCQFMDMLFPGCVPLKKVKFPAKLEHEYIHNFKVLQAGFKRMGVDKIIPVDKLVKGKFQDNFEFVQWFKKFFDANYDGKDYDPVEARQGQDSAPVSSPAVPLLNKPKKVMAAAPQRPAAKVAPKMAPGSARRPGGSGDEERAELVQELNLLKSTIQDMEKERDFYFGKLRNIELICQEKEGEGDPTLQRIVDILYATDDSEMMTAIEGGREMEGFVIPDAESEDQEEF
- the mapre1b gene encoding microtubule-associated protein RP/EB family member 1b isoform X4: MAVNVYSTSVTSDNLSRHDMLAWINESLQLNLTKIEHLCSGAAYCQFMDMLFPGCVPLKKVKFPAKLEHEYIHNFKVLQAGFKRMGVDKIIPVDKLVKGKFQDNFEFVQWFKKFFDANYDGKDYDPVEARQGQDSAPVSSPAVPLLNKPKKVMAAAPQRPAAKVAPKMAPGSARRPGGSGDEERAELVQELNLLKSTIQDMEKERDFYFGKLRNIELICQEKEGEGDPTLQRIVDILYATDST
- the mapre1b gene encoding microtubule-associated protein RP/EB family member 1b isoform X3 codes for the protein MAVNVYSTSVTSDNLSRHDMLAWINESLQLNLTKIEHLCSGAAYCQFMDMLFPGCVPLKKVKFPAKLEHEYIHNFKVLQAGFKRMGVDKIIPVDKLVKGKFQDNFEFVQWFKKFFDANYDGKDYDPVEARQGQDSAPVSSPAVPLLNKPKKVMAAAPQRPAAKVAPKMAPGSARRPGGSGDEERAELVQELNLLKSTIQDMEKERDFYFGKLRNIELICQEKEGEGDPTLQRIVDILYATDDSEMMTAIEGGREMST